A section of the Deltaproteobacteria bacterium genome encodes:
- a CDS encoding response regulator codes for MLNILIVDADVSIRSLLAAHLSLRDNPVVAVANGVEAVLSAKRQIFDLAFVDDEMPNGTDALETAKELKQINPAATVVILNGGIHSDRPPEAVIKEFEVIGKPFALVDIENIVIGEEKKRAASAIDPLCHLAKLF; via the coding sequence ATGCTCAACATTCTTATTGTTGATGCCGACGTGTCGATACGTTCGCTTCTCGCGGCCCATTTGTCGTTACGGGACAATCCCGTTGTCGCCGTCGCAAACGGCGTTGAAGCAGTCTTGTCGGCAAAAAGGCAGATTTTTGATCTGGCTTTCGTGGACGACGAAATGCCGAACGGCACCGACGCCCTGGAAACGGCCAAAGAACTCAAGCAAATAAATCCGGCCGCTACCGTGGTCATTTTGAACGGCGGTATCCATTCCGACAGGCCGCCGGAAGCGGTTATCAAGGAATTCGAGGTCATCGGCAAACCATTTGCGCTCGTCGATATCGAGAATATTGTGATCGGAGAGGAAAAAAAGCGGGCGGCAAGCGCCATCGACCCACTTTGCCATCTCGCCAAATTGTTTTAA